The following are encoded together in the Thermomonas brevis genome:
- a CDS encoding cation transporter: MADCCGCGRSPDVALLQAKQRRVLILVMLVNLGSCAMMLAASLYSGSSSLLSGTLDNLGDALTYLLSLLVVGASLRAKARVALFKGLLILGAAVAVAAQIGWRLRHPGTPLFEAMGAAALANLALNGLCLWLLTPYRHGDINMASVWECSRNDIAEGVAVALAAAGVWAFGAGWPDLLVAVALLLLFLRSAWRVLASARAQLRASERGEIV, encoded by the coding sequence ATGGCGGACTGCTGCGGCTGCGGCCGCTCCCCGGACGTGGCGCTGCTGCAGGCGAAGCAGCGCCGCGTGTTGATCCTGGTGATGCTGGTCAACCTCGGCAGCTGCGCGATGATGCTGGCGGCCTCGCTGTACAGCGGTTCGTCCTCGCTGCTGTCCGGCACGCTGGACAACCTGGGCGACGCGCTGACCTACCTGCTCAGCCTGCTGGTGGTCGGCGCGAGCCTGCGAGCGAAGGCGCGGGTGGCGCTGTTCAAGGGCCTGCTGATCCTCGGCGCGGCGGTCGCGGTGGCGGCGCAGATCGGCTGGCGGCTGCGCCATCCGGGCACGCCGCTGTTCGAGGCGATGGGCGCGGCGGCGCTGGCGAACCTCGCGCTCAACGGCCTGTGCCTGTGGCTGCTCACGCCGTACCGGCACGGCGACATCAACATGGCCTCGGTCTGGGAATGCTCGCGCAACGACATCGCGGAAGGCGTGGCGGTGGCGCTGGCGGCGGCCGGCGTGTGGGCGTTCGGCGCGGGTTGGCCGGACCTGCTGGTGGCGGTGGCGCTCCTGCTGTTGTTCCTGCGTTCGGCGTGGCGCGTGCTGGCCTCGGCGCGGGCGC